In one window of Eggerthella guodeyinii DNA:
- a CDS encoding ABC transporter permease: MLKYILKRILMVIPVLLGVTVIIFLITRVLAPDPAPVVLGEHATTEAMAAWRADNGLDDPIWLQYINFIVGALQGNLGTSYYTHQPVTAEIAARFPATAELAICAIIVASIVGVALGVLAAVKKNKAADNVSMLIALVGVSMPIFWSGILLILLFSGILHWLPSSGRVSPLLQPSGGTGFFILDTIMQGNWAGLADVLVHLILPTLALSLYSMAIITRMTRSSMLETLNADYIRTARAKGLSKGSVNIKHALRNAMLPVSTVIGLQFGSLLGGALLTETVFAWPGIGKFAVDCVLKSDFPVVQGIVLLVAVIFVIMNLVVDIVYAYLDPRIKYGAKEEG; encoded by the coding sequence TTGCTCAAATACATCCTCAAACGAATCCTCATGGTGATTCCCGTTTTGCTGGGTGTGACAGTCATCATCTTTCTCATCACACGCGTGTTGGCCCCGGACCCGGCTCCGGTGGTTCTGGGCGAGCACGCAACGACCGAGGCGATGGCGGCATGGCGCGCCGACAACGGGCTGGACGATCCCATCTGGCTGCAGTACATCAACTTCATCGTCGGCGCGCTCCAAGGCAATCTGGGCACGTCGTACTACACCCACCAGCCGGTCACGGCTGAGATCGCGGCGCGTTTCCCCGCCACCGCCGAGCTGGCCATCTGCGCCATCATCGTGGCGTCGATCGTCGGCGTGGCCTTGGGCGTGCTGGCGGCAGTGAAGAAGAACAAGGCGGCCGACAACGTGAGCATGCTCATCGCGCTCGTCGGCGTATCGATGCCCATCTTCTGGTCGGGCATCCTGCTTATCCTGCTGTTCTCGGGCATCCTGCACTGGCTGCCGTCGAGCGGCCGCGTGTCCCCCCTCCTGCAACCGTCGGGAGGAACCGGATTCTTCATTCTCGACACCATCATGCAGGGCAACTGGGCCGGCCTCGCCGACGTGCTGGTGCACCTCATCCTGCCCACGTTGGCGCTGTCGCTGTACTCCATGGCCATCATCACGCGCATGACGCGCTCCAGCATGCTGGAGACGCTGAACGCCGACTACATCCGCACCGCGCGCGCCAAAGGCCTGTCGAAGGGCTCCGTCAACATCAAGCACGCGCTGCGCAACGCCATGCTGCCCGTGTCCACGGTCATCGGCCTGCAGTTCGGAAGCCTCTTGGGCGGCGCGCTGCTCACCGAGACGGTGTTCGCATGGCCCGGCATCGGCAAGTTCGCCGTCGACTGCGTGCTGAAGAGCGACTTCCCCGTCGTCCAGGGCATCGTGCTTCTGGTGGCGGTCATCTTCGTCATCATGAACCTCGTCGTCGACATCGTGTACGCCTACCTCGATCCCCGCATCAAGTACGGCGCGAAGGAAGAGGGGTGA
- the nikC gene encoding nickel transporter permease, protein MAKNKLLATEPAGDAALLNGQPVKEKHESIWKDVFAGIVSNKASLVSGIFILILAAIAIVTKLAPGILPYDPYAQNLGESLLGPSAQHWFGTDIQGRDIFCRVLVGTQITLTVGLAAVAISLTVGVILGSIAGYKGGKWDTVIMRIMDMMLAIPSILLAIAIMAALGPGIEKAVVAIGLVAIPEYARIVRSEILSIKENDYVAAARVIGDSNFKIVFKHVLPNVLPSIIVRATLGISTAILDAAALGFLGLGVQPPAAEWGDMLGRGRNELFRAPWLMIFPGLAITLTVLAFNLLGDGVRDGLDPKARKR, encoded by the coding sequence ATGGCGAAGAACAAGCTGCTCGCCACGGAGCCGGCCGGCGATGCCGCGCTGCTGAACGGCCAACCGGTCAAGGAGAAGCACGAGAGCATCTGGAAAGACGTGTTCGCGGGCATCGTGTCCAACAAGGCGTCGCTCGTCAGCGGCATCTTCATCCTGATCCTGGCCGCCATCGCCATCGTCACGAAGCTGGCTCCCGGCATCCTGCCCTACGACCCGTACGCGCAGAACCTCGGCGAATCGCTGCTGGGGCCCTCGGCGCAGCACTGGTTCGGCACCGACATCCAAGGCCGCGACATCTTCTGCCGCGTGCTCGTGGGCACGCAGATCACGCTGACCGTGGGCCTGGCCGCCGTGGCCATCTCGCTCACCGTGGGCGTCATCCTTGGCTCCATCGCCGGCTACAAGGGCGGCAAGTGGGACACCGTCATCATGCGCATCATGGACATGATGCTGGCCATCCCCTCCATCCTTCTGGCCATCGCCATCATGGCGGCGCTCGGGCCCGGCATCGAGAAGGCGGTCGTGGCCATCGGCCTGGTCGCCATTCCCGAGTACGCCCGCATCGTGCGCTCGGAGATCCTCTCCATCAAGGAGAACGACTACGTGGCCGCCGCGCGCGTCATCGGCGATTCCAACTTCAAGATCGTGTTCAAGCACGTGCTTCCCAACGTGCTGCCGTCCATCATCGTCCGCGCCACGCTGGGCATCTCCACGGCCATCCTCGACGCAGCCGCCCTCGGCTTCCTCGGCTTGGGCGTGCAGCCGCCTGCCGCCGAATGGGGCGACATGCTGGGCCGCGGGCGCAACGAGCTGTTCCGCGCGCCTTGGCTCATGATATTCCCCGGCCTGGCCATCACGCTGACCGTGCTCGCGTTCAACCTCCTGGGCGACGGCGTGCGCGACGGTCTCGACCCCAAAGCAAGGAAGAGGTGA
- a CDS encoding ABC transporter ATP-binding protein, translated as MLLSVKNLSTEFPVKKGIVRAVEDVSFDVDQGEILAIVGESGSGKSVTSLSIMGLLAEPGHVAGGSLEFEGKDLATLSEKQYRELRGNDMAMIFQEPMTSLNPVYRVGNQIVEAIRTHEKVSKAEAKDRAVDLLRKVGIPSPEARINDYPHQMSGGMRQRVMIAMALACNPKLLIADEPTTALDVTIQAQILDLLRRLRDDTGMAVLLITHDLGVVSETADRVVVMYCGQVVEEAEVRTLFDHPMHPYTLGLLKSIPRLEDDDSKRLYMIKGMVPNPLEMPPGCHFSDRCDSCMDICRTKVPELVDVDGHKVRCFLYESADGEVKSEEAIARAEAEALADVEAAREVETAEALLAAEDLREAEIEEIEKEEEASR; from the coding sequence GTGCTTCTTTCGGTGAAGAACCTCTCAACGGAGTTCCCCGTCAAGAAGGGCATCGTCCGCGCCGTCGAAGACGTGAGCTTCGACGTGGACCAAGGCGAGATCCTGGCGATCGTGGGCGAGTCGGGTTCCGGCAAGTCCGTGACCAGCCTCTCCATCATGGGTCTTTTGGCCGAGCCGGGACACGTGGCCGGCGGCTCCCTGGAGTTCGAAGGCAAGGACCTCGCAACCCTGTCCGAGAAGCAGTACCGCGAACTGCGCGGCAACGACATGGCGATGATCTTCCAGGAGCCCATGACCTCGCTCAACCCGGTGTACCGCGTGGGCAACCAGATCGTGGAGGCCATCCGCACCCACGAGAAGGTGTCGAAGGCCGAGGCGAAGGACCGTGCCGTCGACCTGTTGCGCAAGGTGGGCATCCCCAGCCCCGAGGCACGCATCAACGACTACCCGCACCAGATGTCGGGCGGCATGCGCCAGCGCGTGATGATCGCCATGGCGCTGGCCTGCAACCCGAAGCTGCTCATCGCCGACGAGCCGACGACGGCCCTCGACGTGACCATCCAGGCGCAAATCCTCGATCTTCTGCGCCGCCTGCGCGACGACACGGGCATGGCCGTGCTGCTGATCACGCACGACCTGGGCGTGGTGTCGGAGACGGCCGACCGCGTGGTGGTCATGTACTGCGGCCAGGTGGTGGAGGAAGCCGAGGTCCGCACGCTGTTCGACCACCCGATGCACCCCTACACGCTGGGCCTGCTGAAGTCCATCCCCCGCCTGGAGGACGACGATTCGAAGCGCCTGTACATGATCAAGGGCATGGTGCCGAACCCGTTGGAGATGCCGCCGGGCTGCCATTTCTCAGACCGCTGCGACTCCTGCATGGACATCTGCCGCACGAAGGTTCCCGAGCTTGTGGACGTCGACGGCCATAAGGTGCGCTGCTTCCTGTACGAGAGCGCCGACGGCGAAGTGAAGAGCGAGGAAGCCATCGCCCGAGCCGAGGCCGAGGCGCTGGCCGACGTCGAAGCGGCGCGCGAGGTGGAGACCGCCGAGGCGCTGTTGGCTGCCGAAGATCTGCGCGAGGCGGAGATCGAGGAGATCGAGAAGGAAGAGGAGGCGAGCCGATGA